One stretch of Streptomyces sp. NBC_01363 DNA includes these proteins:
- a CDS encoding glycoside hydrolase family 1 protein, whose product MTHTQVPFPEGFLWGASTAAHQIEGNNVNCDWWVKEHAAGTHIQEPSLDACDSYHRWHEDMDTLAGLGFTDYRFSIEWARIEPVEGRFSRAEIAHYRRMVEGAIERGLRPMITLHHFTVPQWFEARGGWTAEGATELFARYVAACAPVIAEGVSHVCTINEPNMIAVMAGQAKRGDNSFPPAGLPTPDDETTEAVIAAHHAAVKEVRAIDPAIQVGWTIANQVYQALPGAEEVTAAYRHPREDVFIEAARGDDWIGVQSYTRTKIGTDGPIPTADGVERTLTQWEYYPSAVGHALRHTAEVLGNGIPLIVTENGIATDDDSRRVDYYTGALNEVASAIQDGLNIQGYLAWSALDNYEWGSYKPTFGLIGWDPETFERLPKPSAVWLGEMGRTRALPRIAD is encoded by the coding sequence ATGACGCACACCCAGGTCCCGTTCCCCGAAGGCTTCCTGTGGGGCGCCTCCACGGCCGCCCACCAGATCGAGGGCAACAACGTCAATTGCGACTGGTGGGTCAAGGAGCACGCCGCGGGCACCCACATCCAGGAGCCCAGCCTGGACGCCTGCGACAGCTACCACCGCTGGCACGAGGACATGGACACGCTGGCCGGTCTGGGCTTCACCGACTACCGGTTCTCCATCGAGTGGGCGCGCATCGAGCCGGTCGAGGGCCGGTTCTCCCGGGCCGAGATCGCCCACTACCGCCGCATGGTCGAGGGCGCCATCGAGCGCGGCCTGCGTCCCATGATCACCCTGCACCACTTCACCGTGCCGCAGTGGTTCGAGGCGCGCGGCGGCTGGACCGCCGAGGGCGCGACCGAGCTCTTCGCGCGCTACGTCGCGGCCTGCGCGCCGGTGATCGCCGAGGGCGTCAGCCACGTCTGCACGATCAACGAGCCGAACATGATCGCCGTGATGGCCGGCCAGGCCAAGCGGGGCGACAACAGCTTCCCGCCCGCCGGCCTGCCGACCCCCGACGACGAGACCACCGAGGCCGTCATCGCCGCGCACCACGCGGCCGTCAAGGAGGTCCGGGCGATCGACCCGGCCATCCAGGTCGGCTGGACCATCGCCAACCAGGTCTACCAGGCGCTGCCCGGCGCCGAGGAGGTCACCGCGGCCTACCGTCACCCCCGCGAGGACGTCTTCATCGAGGCCGCCCGCGGTGACGACTGGATCGGTGTGCAGTCCTACACCCGGACCAAGATCGGCACCGACGGCCCGATACCGACGGCCGACGGCGTCGAGCGCACCCTCACGCAGTGGGAGTACTACCCGTCCGCGGTCGGCCACGCGCTGCGCCACACCGCCGAGGTCCTGGGCAACGGCATCCCGCTGATCGTGACCGAGAACGGCATCGCGACCGACGACGACAGCCGTCGGGTCGACTACTACACCGGCGCCCTGAACGAGGTCGCGTCCGCGATCCAGGACGGCCTGAACATCCAGGGCTACCTGGCCTGGAGCGCGCTCGACAACTACGAGTGGGGCTCCTACAAGCCCACCTTCGGCCTGATCGGCTGGGACCCGGAGACCTTCGAGCGCCTGCCCAAGCCGTCCGCCGTCTGGCTGGGCGAGATGGGCCGCACGCGCGCCCTGCCGCGCATCGCCGACTGA
- a CDS encoding glucoamylase family protein, which translates to MDRRTFLTAAGTGAAALSLGAVTAPPAGAAQPVRGSHAPLLLRWFRDTYRSIEAMTTDFGLAVDKIDVSKPGAPVQSRQTSPTNIGCGLWSTVAAAGLGVIDDDTMRRRLERTVRAVEKLERHHGFWLNWYDAHDGSVLTEWPGTGDPVRPFLSSVDNAWLITGLRIAADASPALRPRVARILATADWSYYYTPYDPADPVAGPGQLRGGFWPDTEEPTGHHYGALNTEPRMASYLGIADGSLPADHYWHLLRTMLPEHEQEQHPQGSYVAMDGVRVWQGHYTHRGRKIVPTWGGSMFEALMVPLFVPEAEWSPRSWGLTHRRYVRSQIEHGMAEAGYGYWGFSPANIPEGGYQEYGVDAIGMQVDGYASNTDRTYTKDGEPLPPASAFTNGVVTPHASFLALPYAPDEAIANLRALDRDFGAYHAGYGFRDSVNVGTGRVSDYLLALDQGMIAAALAQAIRPGLLQRPFRTGGFQSKVRPLLAKEAFSI; encoded by the coding sequence ATGGACCGTCGTACGTTTCTCACCGCAGCGGGGACAGGGGCCGCCGCCCTGTCGCTCGGAGCCGTGACCGCGCCCCCGGCGGGCGCCGCCCAGCCCGTGCGCGGCTCGCACGCCCCGTTGCTCCTGCGCTGGTTCCGCGACACGTATCGCTCGATCGAGGCCATGACGACCGACTTCGGTCTCGCCGTCGACAAGATCGATGTCAGCAAGCCCGGCGCCCCCGTCCAGTCGCGTCAGACCTCCCCCACCAACATCGGCTGCGGCCTCTGGTCGACCGTGGCCGCAGCCGGGCTCGGGGTGATCGACGACGACACCATGCGCCGCAGGCTGGAGCGCACCGTGCGGGCCGTCGAGAAGCTGGAACGCCACCACGGCTTCTGGCTCAACTGGTACGACGCGCACGACGGTTCGGTCCTCACCGAGTGGCCCGGCACCGGCGACCCGGTCCGCCCGTTCCTGTCCTCCGTCGACAACGCCTGGCTGATCACCGGTCTGCGCATCGCCGCCGACGCCTCGCCCGCGCTGCGCCCCCGCGTCGCCCGCATCCTGGCGACCGCCGACTGGTCCTACTACTACACGCCGTACGACCCGGCCGACCCGGTCGCCGGCCCCGGCCAGCTGCGCGGCGGGTTCTGGCCCGACACCGAGGAGCCCACCGGCCACCACTACGGCGCGCTCAACACGGAGCCGCGCATGGCCAGTTACCTGGGCATCGCGGACGGCTCGCTGCCCGCCGACCACTACTGGCACCTGCTGCGCACGATGCTCCCCGAGCACGAGCAGGAGCAGCACCCGCAGGGCAGCTACGTCGCCATGGACGGCGTACGCGTCTGGCAGGGGCACTACACCCACCGCGGCCGGAAGATCGTGCCCACCTGGGGCGGGTCGATGTTCGAGGCCCTGATGGTGCCGCTGTTCGTGCCGGAGGCGGAGTGGTCGCCGAGGTCCTGGGGCCTCACGCACCGCCGGTACGTCCGCAGCCAGATCGAGCACGGCATGGCGGAGGCGGGGTACGGGTACTGGGGCTTCTCCCCCGCCAACATCCCCGAGGGCGGCTACCAGGAGTACGGCGTCGACGCGATCGGCATGCAGGTCGACGGCTACGCCTCCAACACCGACCGTACGTACACGAAGGACGGCGAACCGCTGCCGCCCGCGTCGGCGTTCACCAACGGCGTGGTCACCCCGCACGCCTCCTTCCTCGCCCTGCCCTACGCACCGGACGAGGCGATCGCCAACCTGCGCGCGCTCGACCGCGACTTCGGCGCGTACCACGCCGGATACGGCTTCCGGGACTCCGTCAATGTCGGCACCGGGCGGGTCAGCGATTACCTGCTCGCGCTCGACCAGGGCATGATCGCCGCGGCACTGGCCCAGGCGATCCGCCCCGGCCTGCTGCAGAGGCCGTTCCGGACCGGCGGGTTCCAGTCGAAGGTGCGACCGCTGCTCGCCAAGGAGGCGTTCTCCATCTGA
- a CDS encoding TPM domain-containing protein: MSRTRISIPGRALLAVLMTVCWLALPAALPARADGPVTLSRDGQITDKVGALGDRRDQVRAALDRLYADRRVQLFVVYVRDFSGRSAQSWADQTADRNGLGNDDVLLAVATHDRQYAYTVEQGSRLTDAQLKDVARTAIEPALRENDWAGAAIGAANGYSAVLAGKAVPTPAVTPGIADPGSGGSGGTSAVDLILPVVVVGGAAVVAGYAYTRRKRRTTTRTTPGAKGWGPASAGPGGPPPTPLPELDARAKEALVETDDAVRTSEEELGFATAQFGEEAAAPFTDAVGHAKGELTAAFRLRQQLDDAFPEDDATRRRMLDEIIGRCADAGSGLDAVSEDFDRLRALERDAPQALATAEAAFRALAGRVSTAEAALATMRGRYAQSASASVTGDIEQAKDRLLFATSSLNRARQSVDATDHSAAAVYIRAAEGAVDQATTLVDAVDRRRRELAEAADKLPGALTETETDLADAGGLLEGAGGGAPTADLRGRMARARSVLADVREELRAGPYDPIDALRRVEEADAALDAALAGVREREQGDRRALSLLDGATLTARSAIAAAADYITTNRGAVGSQARTRLAEAQRRLDRSRELAGSKDPQGALAEAQQADSLAGQARSLAEQDVRSYGSGPGGTRAGGGGVSGAVLGGIILGGLLGGGGGGRGGGGYGGGFGGGGRTGGGGPGSFGGGGTRGRRGGGGRF, from the coding sequence GTGAGTCGTACCCGGATATCCATACCGGGCCGGGCCCTTCTCGCCGTGCTGATGACGGTGTGCTGGCTGGCCCTTCCCGCAGCGCTCCCCGCTCGCGCCGACGGTCCCGTCACACTGTCCCGGGACGGGCAGATCACCGACAAGGTGGGGGCGCTCGGGGACCGCAGGGACCAGGTGCGGGCCGCACTCGACCGGCTGTACGCGGACCGCCGCGTCCAGCTCTTCGTCGTGTACGTGCGGGACTTCTCCGGACGGTCCGCGCAGAGCTGGGCCGATCAGACGGCCGACCGGAACGGCCTCGGCAACGACGACGTCCTGCTCGCCGTCGCCACCCACGACCGGCAGTACGCGTACACCGTCGAGCAGGGCTCACGCCTCACCGACGCACAGCTGAAGGACGTGGCACGCACGGCGATCGAGCCCGCGCTCAGGGAGAACGACTGGGCCGGTGCGGCGATCGGCGCGGCGAACGGGTACTCCGCCGTACTGGCCGGCAAGGCCGTGCCCACCCCGGCCGTCACACCCGGGATCGCCGATCCCGGATCCGGTGGCTCCGGCGGGACGAGCGCCGTGGACCTGATTCTTCCGGTGGTCGTCGTCGGCGGGGCGGCAGTGGTGGCCGGCTACGCGTACACCCGGCGCAAACGGCGGACCACCACCCGCACCACGCCCGGCGCGAAGGGCTGGGGCCCCGCCTCCGCCGGACCGGGCGGTCCGCCGCCGACGCCGTTGCCGGAGCTCGACGCCCGCGCGAAGGAGGCGCTGGTGGAGACCGACGACGCGGTCCGCACCAGCGAGGAGGAACTGGGTTTCGCCACCGCCCAGTTCGGCGAAGAGGCCGCGGCCCCCTTCACGGACGCCGTCGGCCATGCGAAGGGCGAGCTGACGGCCGCGTTCCGGCTGCGTCAGCAACTGGACGACGCCTTTCCCGAGGACGACGCGACCAGACGCCGGATGCTGGACGAGATCATCGGCCGCTGCGCGGACGCGGGCTCTGGCCTCGACGCGGTGTCCGAGGACTTCGACCGGCTGCGCGCCCTGGAACGCGACGCCCCTCAGGCCCTGGCCACGGCCGAGGCGGCGTTCCGGGCTCTCGCCGGGCGCGTCTCCACGGCCGAGGCCGCCCTGGCCACGATGCGCGGCCGGTACGCACAGTCCGCGTCCGCGTCCGTCACCGGTGACATCGAGCAGGCCAAGGACCGGCTCCTGTTCGCCACGTCGAGCCTCAACCGGGCCCGGCAGTCGGTGGACGCCACGGACCATTCCGCGGCGGCGGTGTACATCCGGGCCGCCGAGGGCGCCGTCGACCAGGCGACCACCCTCGTCGACGCCGTGGACCGGCGGCGCCGGGAACTCGCGGAGGCGGCGGACAAGCTGCCCGGCGCCCTCACCGAGACGGAGACCGACCTGGCCGACGCGGGCGGGCTGCTCGAAGGCGCCGGGGGCGGTGCGCCGACGGCGGACCTGCGGGGCCGGATGGCCCGCGCCCGGTCGGTGCTCGCCGATGTGCGGGAGGAGTTGCGGGCCGGTCCGTACGACCCGATCGACGCGCTGCGCCGGGTGGAGGAGGCGGACGCGGCGCTCGACGCGGCGCTGGCCGGCGTCCGCGAGCGGGAACAGGGCGACCGGCGGGCGCTCTCCCTCCTGGACGGGGCGACGCTCACCGCGCGCTCGGCGATCGCCGCCGCGGCCGACTACATCACCACGAACCGGGGAGCGGTCGGCAGCCAGGCCCGAACCCGTCTGGCGGAGGCGCAGCGGCGGCTGGACCGGTCCCGCGAGCTGGCCGGGTCGAAGGATCCGCAGGGGGCGCTGGCCGAGGCGCAGCAGGCGGACTCGCTGGCCGGGCAGGCCCGGAGCCTGGCCGAGCAGGACGTGCGGTCGTACGGGAGCGGTCCGGGCGGCACCCGGGCAGGGGGCGGCGGGGTCAGCGGCGCGGTGCTCGGCGGGATCATCCTCGGCGGGCTCCTGGGCGGCGGAGGGGGCGGACGCGGCGGCGGGGGTTACGGAGGCGGGTTCGGCGGCGGGGGCCGTACGGGGGGCGGGGGGCCCGGCAGCTTCGGCGGCGGGGGCACGCGCGGCCGGCGCGGTGGCGGCGGCCGTTTCTGA
- a CDS encoding PspA/IM30 family protein: MTKQTILGRVTQLAKANINALLDQAEDPQKMLDQLIRDYTANISEAEQAIAATIGNLRLMEQDHQEDVEAAKEWGGKALAASRKADELRAAGSGAEADKFDNLAKVALGRQLQSEKEARTAEPTITSQTGVVDKLKSGLDQMKTKLTELKSKRDELVARAKSAQAQNQMMDSVKNIDVLDPTSELSRFEDKVRREEARALGKQELAASSLDAQFEQLDSLGDSAEVDARLAALKTAS; encoded by the coding sequence ATGACCAAGCAGACCATTCTCGGCCGCGTCACCCAGCTCGCGAAGGCCAACATCAACGCGCTGCTCGATCAGGCCGAGGATCCGCAGAAGATGCTGGACCAGCTGATCCGCGACTACACGGCCAACATCTCGGAGGCCGAGCAGGCGATCGCCGCGACCATCGGCAATCTGCGGCTGATGGAACAGGACCACCAGGAGGACGTGGAAGCGGCGAAGGAATGGGGCGGCAAGGCGCTCGCCGCGAGTCGCAAGGCCGACGAGCTGCGGGCGGCCGGGTCGGGCGCGGAGGCGGACAAGTTCGACAACCTGGCCAAGGTCGCGCTCGGCCGTCAGCTCCAGTCGGAGAAGGAGGCGAGGACCGCGGAGCCGACCATCACTTCGCAGACCGGGGTGGTGGACAAGCTCAAGTCCGGCCTGGACCAGATGAAGACCAAGCTGACGGAGCTGAAGTCCAAGCGGGACGAACTCGTCGCACGCGCCAAGTCCGCCCAAGCCCAGAACCAGATGATGGACTCCGTCAAGAACATCGATGTCCTCGACCCGACCAGCGAGCTCAGCCGTTTCGAGGACAAGGTGCGGCGCGAGGAGGCGAGGGCGCTGGGCAAGCAGGAGCTCGCCGCGTCGTCCCTGGACGCCCAGTTCGAGCAGCTGGACAGTCTGGGCGACAGCGCCGAGGTCGATGCCCGGCTGGCCGCGCTGAAGACGGCCTCATGA
- a CDS encoding SpoIIE family protein phosphatase, whose product MWQSSPPGSIYDYIRVASFSIGPDGLIEQWSRRAAGLFGIAADRAVGLDPVEAFMPAELRTDGRRRVGEILDGKEWTGLVPFRIPGEDGMRGLAEIYVMPSGTASGERAALCIVVDVRALRHIETDLAASQAIFGQSPFGFVLFGTDLAVIRANQRFATVFGGRAEDHRGRTVEDYLSGPEADRLTATIERVLATGTSVTDLQIIGTAPGEPGSRHWSMNLYRVHSGSGRPIGVAGLATDVTRRHIAAREAASARRNLALLNEASARIGNSLDLETTARELLDVAVPGFCDLASVDLYQGLLTGDDAPPGSWDSLRQVSVGGSAELRRVALASAVSDALPDTTGDTGSPELGSVHRFSFNSPCAIALRTGHVEDVPGDDRGFVQSTLAVPMVAHDTVVGLVQFSRTKGSEPFGERDRALATELAARAAVCIDNARLYRREHERALILQRSLLPPGDPVAAGLDIACRYLPGNTATEVGGDWFDVIELPGHRTALVVGDVMGRGLRAAVAMGELRTAVRTLALLDLEPAEVLSALDEVARGLGTPGGGNASGGSQWPSRAAHKSREADLSEVYLATCVYAVYDPVTRRCTFANAGHLPPAVVEPGEAALLLDVPPGMPLGVGGEPFEEVEVELKEGSLLALYTDGLVESRDHPLDEGLDALRGALVDPQRPIEDLCDHVLTTLDTRHGEDDIALLMARIQGLPADAVGDWRLPREPRSVGRARELARGRLLAWGLDDLVDTTELLVSELVTNALRYGEGEIRLRLLRDRTLVCEVWDAGLVQPRRRRARDTDEGGRGLQLVGLLSVAWGSRRTPRGKTVWFELALPDGEPAAELSIEQLLSMY is encoded by the coding sequence GTGTGGCAGAGCAGCCCGCCTGGCTCGATCTACGACTACATCAGGGTCGCCTCCTTCTCGATCGGCCCCGATGGCCTGATCGAGCAGTGGAGCCGCCGGGCCGCCGGCCTCTTCGGCATTGCCGCGGACAGAGCGGTGGGCCTGGATCCGGTCGAGGCGTTCATGCCCGCCGAACTGCGCACCGACGGCCGTCGCAGAGTCGGCGAGATCCTCGACGGCAAGGAGTGGACGGGCCTCGTCCCCTTCCGGATACCGGGCGAGGACGGCATGCGGGGGCTCGCCGAGATCTATGTGATGCCGAGCGGGACGGCGAGCGGCGAACGGGCCGCGCTCTGCATCGTCGTGGACGTCCGGGCGCTGCGCCACATCGAGACGGACCTTGCCGCGTCACAGGCCATATTCGGCCAATCTCCCTTCGGCTTCGTGCTGTTCGGTACGGACCTCGCGGTGATCCGCGCCAACCAGCGCTTCGCCACCGTCTTCGGCGGTCGGGCCGAGGACCACCGCGGCCGCACGGTCGAGGACTACCTCTCCGGCCCCGAGGCGGACCGGCTCACCGCCACCATCGAGCGCGTCCTGGCCACCGGGACGTCCGTCACCGATCTCCAGATCATCGGCACCGCGCCCGGCGAACCCGGCAGCCGCCACTGGTCCATGAACCTCTACCGCGTGCACAGCGGCTCCGGCCGCCCCATCGGAGTCGCCGGACTGGCCACCGACGTCACCCGGAGGCACATCGCCGCCCGCGAGGCCGCCAGCGCCCGCCGCAACCTCGCGCTGCTCAACGAGGCCAGTGCCCGTATCGGCAACTCCCTCGACCTGGAGACCACCGCCCGCGAACTCCTCGACGTCGCCGTGCCTGGCTTCTGCGACCTCGCCTCCGTCGACCTCTACCAGGGACTGCTCACCGGCGACGACGCACCACCCGGAAGCTGGGATTCGCTCCGTCAGGTATCCGTCGGCGGCTCCGCCGAACTGCGCCGCGTCGCCCTGGCCAGCGCGGTGTCGGACGCCCTGCCCGACACCACCGGGGACACCGGCTCGCCCGAGCTCGGCTCCGTGCACCGCTTCTCGTTCAACTCGCCGTGCGCCATCGCCCTGCGCACCGGCCACGTCGAGGACGTGCCCGGCGACGACCGGGGCTTCGTCCAGTCCACCCTCGCCGTACCGATGGTCGCCCACGACACGGTGGTCGGCCTGGTGCAGTTCTCCCGTACGAAGGGCAGCGAACCCTTCGGTGAGCGGGACCGCGCACTGGCCACCGAACTCGCCGCCCGCGCCGCGGTCTGCATCGACAACGCCCGCCTCTACCGCCGCGAGCACGAGCGCGCGCTGATCCTCCAGCGCAGCCTCCTGCCGCCCGGCGACCCGGTGGCCGCGGGCCTCGACATCGCCTGCCGCTACCTTCCCGGCAACACGGCCACCGAGGTGGGCGGCGACTGGTTCGACGTGATCGAACTCCCCGGCCACCGCACCGCCCTCGTCGTCGGCGACGTGATGGGCCGCGGGCTGCGGGCCGCCGTGGCCATGGGCGAACTGCGCACCGCCGTACGGACCCTGGCCCTCCTGGACCTGGAACCCGCCGAGGTGCTCTCCGCGCTCGACGAGGTCGCCCGCGGACTCGGCACCCCCGGCGGCGGCAACGCGTCAGGCGGCTCCCAATGGCCCTCACGGGCCGCCCACAAGTCCCGCGAGGCGGATCTCTCCGAGGTCTATCTGGCGACCTGTGTGTACGCGGTCTACGACCCGGTCACCCGGCGGTGCACCTTCGCCAACGCGGGCCACCTCCCGCCCGCCGTGGTCGAACCGGGCGAGGCCGCCCTGCTGCTCGACGTCCCGCCCGGAATGCCGCTCGGCGTCGGCGGCGAACCCTTCGAGGAGGTCGAGGTCGAACTGAAGGAGGGTTCCCTCCTCGCCCTCTACACGGACGGGCTCGTCGAGTCCCGCGACCATCCGCTCGACGAGGGCCTCGACGCCCTGCGCGGAGCGCTCGTCGATCCGCAGCGGCCGATCGAGGACCTCTGCGACCACGTACTGACCACGCTCGACACCCGGCACGGCGAGGACGACATCGCCCTGCTGATGGCCCGTATCCAGGGACTGCCGGCCGACGCGGTCGGCGACTGGCGGCTGCCCCGCGAGCCGCGCTCCGTCGGCCGCGCCCGCGAACTGGCCCGGGGCCGGCTGCTCGCCTGGGGCCTGGACGACCTGGTGGACACCACCGAACTGCTGGTCAGCGAGCTGGTCACCAACGCCCTGCGGTACGGGGAGGGCGAGATCCGGCTCAGGCTGCTGCGCGACCGCACCCTGGTGTGCGAGGTGTGGGACGCCGGACTCGTCCAGCCACGGCGGCGGCGGGCCCGCGACACCGACGAGGGCGGACGCGGACTCCAGCTGGTCGGGCTGCTGAGCGTGGCCTGGGGGTCGAGGCGGACACCGCGCGGCAAGACCGTCTGGTTCGAGCTGGCCCTGCCCGACGGGGAGCCGGCCGCCGAACTCTCGATCGAGCAGCTGCTGAGCATGTACTGA
- a CDS encoding ATP-binding protein: MVGVIDSGGDCAEWTFPAVPGAVRSARHAVHEALSAWGLDSVVGDVTVLLVSELVTNSMRYTSGPIGVRLVRPHLNGDGPAAHPGLLVEVSDPLPDPPTERMAGPEDEGGRGLQLVACSARRWGTRRGKTGKTVWFELALPG; the protein is encoded by the coding sequence GTGGTCGGCGTGATCGACAGTGGAGGCGATTGCGCCGAGTGGACCTTCCCGGCTGTGCCGGGCGCCGTGCGATCGGCGCGGCATGCCGTCCATGAGGCGTTGAGTGCCTGGGGGCTCGACTCGGTCGTCGGGGATGTGACAGTTCTGCTGGTCAGCGAGTTGGTGACCAACTCGATGCGGTATACATCGGGCCCCATCGGCGTACGGCTGGTGCGCCCTCATCTCAACGGCGACGGCCCCGCCGCACACCCGGGACTGCTCGTGGAGGTCTCCGATCCGCTTCCGGATCCGCCCACCGAACGTATGGCTGGACCGGAGGACGAAGGGGGCAGGGGACTGCAGCTGGTGGCGTGTTCTGCCCGCCGCTGGGGGACCCGTCGGGGAAAGACCGGCAAGACCGTGTGGTTCGAGCTGGCCCTGCCTGGTTAG
- a CDS encoding NUDIX domain-containing protein, translated as MMSVLIDTVAWVRVENGRILCARPRGKDVFYIPGGKREGRETDLQTLLREVEEELTVAILPATVSHMGTYEAQAHGHPDGVVVRMSCYAGEYHGTLAASSEIEEMAWFSYADRSLVPPVDQLLFDDLKAAGALA; from the coding sequence ATGATGTCGGTCCTGATCGACACGGTGGCATGGGTGCGGGTGGAGAACGGCAGGATCCTCTGCGCACGACCACGAGGGAAGGACGTCTTCTACATCCCCGGTGGCAAGCGGGAGGGCCGGGAGACCGACCTGCAGACCCTGCTGCGTGAGGTCGAGGAGGAGCTGACCGTGGCCATCCTCCCGGCGACGGTGTCCCACATGGGTACGTACGAAGCGCAGGCGCACGGCCATCCGGACGGCGTGGTCGTGCGCATGAGCTGCTACGCCGGTGAGTATCACGGGACGCTGGCCGCCAGCAGCGAGATCGAGGAGATGGCCTGGTTCTCCTACGCCGACCGATCGCTCGTCCCGCCGGTCGACCAACTGCTCTTCGACGACCTCAAGGCCGCCGGCGCGCTGGCCTGA
- a CDS encoding SPOR domain-containing protein: MFSDVHDVRGRGAMLGRDAMSDSGAALPWLVIRQDDNGNRYRVGRYATQGEAQKIADKLDEHGHKQLYWVEQAGRSTRP, translated from the coding sequence ATCTTTAGTGACGTGCACGACGTTCGAGGGAGGGGCGCGATGCTGGGGAGGGACGCGATGAGCGACAGCGGTGCCGCTCTCCCGTGGCTGGTCATAAGGCAGGACGACAACGGCAATCGCTATCGCGTCGGCAGATACGCCACGCAGGGCGAGGCCCAGAAGATCGCCGACAAGCTCGATGAACACGGGCACAAGCAGCTCTACTGGGTGGAGCAGGCCGGGCGGAGCACCCGGCCGTAG
- a CDS encoding GntR family transcriptional regulator produces MTFGEQPAYLRVASDLREKIVNGALPPHTRLPSQARIREEYGVSDTVALEARKVLMAEGLVEGRSGSGTYVRERPVPRRIARSGYRSAAGASPFRQEQTAEGVRGTWESRSEQEGASAEIAERLGVEPGDRVMRTAYTFREAGEPMMLSTSWEPLAVTGRTPVMLPEEGPLGGCGVVERMAAIDVVVDNVAEQVGARPGLAEELLALGGVPGHVVMVIERTYYASGRAVETADVVVPADRFRIAYHLPVR; encoded by the coding sequence GTGACTTTCGGTGAGCAGCCCGCGTATTTGCGCGTTGCAAGCGATCTGAGAGAGAAGATCGTCAATGGTGCGCTGCCGCCGCATACGCGCCTGCCTTCGCAGGCCCGTATTCGCGAGGAGTACGGAGTCTCGGACACCGTCGCGCTGGAGGCGCGGAAGGTGCTGATGGCCGAGGGCCTGGTGGAGGGGCGCTCCGGTTCCGGCACGTATGTGCGTGAGCGCCCCGTCCCGCGGCGGATTGCCCGCTCCGGCTACCGGTCCGCGGCCGGCGCCAGTCCGTTCCGTCAGGAACAGACGGCGGAGGGAGTGCGCGGGACGTGGGAGTCCCGCAGTGAACAGGAGGGGGCGAGCGCCGAGATCGCCGAGCGCCTGGGTGTCGAGCCCGGCGACCGGGTGATGCGGACGGCATACACCTTCCGTGAGGCGGGGGAGCCGATGATGCTCTCCACCTCCTGGGAGCCGCTCGCCGTGACGGGGCGTACACCGGTGATGCTGCCGGAGGAGGGCCCGTTGGGCGGTTGCGGGGTGGTCGAGCGGATGGCCGCGATCGATGTCGTCGTGGACAACGTGGCCGAGCAGGTCGGCGCGCGCCCGGGGCTGGCGGAGGAGCTCCTGGCGCTCGGCGGCGTGCCGGGTCATGTGGTGATGGTGATCGAGCGTACGTACTACGCGTCGGGTCGCGCGGTCGAGACGGCGGACGTGGTGGTGCCCGCCGATCGCTTCCGGATCGCCTATCACCTTCCGGTCAGGTGA